In the genome of Excalfactoria chinensis isolate bCotChi1 chromosome 20, bCotChi1.hap2, whole genome shotgun sequence, the window CAGAGATATTGTCTAGCCAGAGGACAGTGGCCATTGAGAACAATGGTCTGGACTTTCAAAGCTGACAGGCATCAATTTAACAAATAATTCCCATTTAACTGTCTTAAAAGCTGAGAAGATCATCTTCCCACAGAGattaagaaaaagaactttGTCCTCATCTCGTTTGCACTGATAATCCAGTCTTTGCAAAGATAGACCAGAAGAGAAAGCACACACATCTGACCTTCCATTCACAAGCACTACAATCGCTGGACACAGTGCAGCTATTGAACGCTGAGAAGTGGTTAGAGCCAGACACCTTCTTTCTGTGTGTGCCAAAATAGCGTCCTGTCATTCCTGGCCTTATGCCCATGATTCACTCCTATGCCGAGAGCACATTACAACCAAATCCAATACAGGAGGTGGCTGTTTCCCTGTTAAGTGCAGTTCTGCACAGACAGCTCCACAGACTTGCTGGCTCTGAAAGGAGCTGCAAGTTTTAGATTTGACCCTCCCAAAAACCTGGTTACTGGAGCTGCTGCCATTCTGTAAGCTGTTGTGGCAGGATAAGCTAggctctttctttttgttggtgagaaaatgctttgctgagAGCTCTCAGTTCAGAAGACTGCAGTTCTCCAGGGTTATTCAGCCTCTCCTGCTCTAAAAGCTCATCTGCTAAAATGCTGATGGAAAGAAGGCtgactgcaggaaggaaaaaaacattttggaaagaatACACCTTTTACTGAGCATTAAGACAGTTTTTCAACATCCCTACAGTAAGCAAATGCTTACTTTGACTTCTGCAAGTTCCTTAAAGTAACTTCCTCTGAAGTGTCTGTGAATAGCTATAATACCACTGAATAAGAAGAAATAGTTGTCTAACAGAAGCATTTAAGCAGCAGGAGATGCTATACAGCCCTTTCTTCTTGGTCTGACCAGGATGTGCTGCTTTCCACCCACACGAAGACAGGACACATCAGATATGCAGGTATCAGTATTGGTACCTCCATTGCTGAGTTTAAGCATATTTCTCAAAGTACTTGTGGGCTGTACACTAATTTTCTCACAAGGCTTCTCTGGTGCCCACTGCCACTTGGCTGCACTTCATGTCACCAGTACTAGGAGCTTGCCACTGCTGGCCCAGCATTAGAACAAATACATTCTGAGCACAAATAAAAGCCCAGTATGCTACAGTCTTTGGGCACATGCTGTtctgaaatgcagaggaaaCACCACCATTTTCATTATCAGTACcacctgatttttattttagtagcAACAGATCCAGATTTTCATCCACTTCCTTCACCTCTCTCCTCCATCCTATCCAGAAGACACAGTCACAACTAGGCCCAGTGGAAACCTTTAGCACATTTGGGCAGCCAAACCTATTACTAAGCTGAGCAAGGGATTGATGTTACTATTAGTAAAGGACCTAGCATGCAAGTTGGCCTGGCTACAGTATCCAGCCCCCACACTACAAATGAGAACAGCCTGCCATGAAAGAAGCAAGCTACTTTCTTCAAAGATGAGACATTCCCATTTCCTCAGACAGGGACCGATCTTCCCACTCCTTCCTGCAGGGAATTTTCAAAGTCCTTTCATAAGGCATTGCAAGAACAGTCCTTCAGAGACTGCTCCCTGTAAAGAAGCACCAGGATTACACTGCAAACATTGCAACTATCATCAGAAATGTCCTTTTTTTGACATTTTGGTAGCAGTATAGAAAGGCTTGTCAGTCCAGATAAACAACTGCCATCACCCTCTCTCACTGTACCACTTTGCTGAATTCCACTTGCTCCCTGCAATGCATCAGTAACAGCACACCTTACCCAGACACACAAGCTCTATTTCAATTGCCATTAAGGATTTGGAAATTTGAAAGTGAAAACCCTCAACGATGTTGTAGTAAACTTGCACATAAGTAGCACACAGATTTGAGTCACTAGAACAAATACAGAGATTATACTCACGGTCAAGTCCATTCAAGTAGCGCATCCTTATTTCACAGTGTCCCCACACTGCGCTTACCACTGGGTACAGCTTTTTCCCTTTAAGTCCCCGAAAGGCAACACCCATATATTGCCCATCTACAATGAAACTCAGCGTCCCATCATCCATGTCCAGCACCACCAGGAAGGAATCCGGCACAATGAAAGTTTCATCTGGTTCTAGGAAGGCAGGGTAGGTTTTACTTGGCTGGTTCTTGCCGTCGTGGTACAGTCTGTTGCGCCCAAGGTCCCATCCCCATGATTCATGGTTATTTCCTACAAGTGTGGTGTACCCTACAGAATGCAAAGGGGCATCTGCTGTTGCCACCCCTACCACAGCATGTGTGCCTCGCTGCCGCATTGCCCATGTTATCTGCCACACATGCAGTCCTCGTGTGTATCCCACTTTGCCTCTGATAGC includes:
- the SPSB1 gene encoding SPRY domain-containing SOCS box protein 1, producing the protein MGQKVTGGIKTVDMRDPVYRPLKQELHRLDYSKPTRLDLLLDMPPVSYEVQLLHSWNNDDRSLNVFVKEDDKLIFHRHPVAQSTDAIRGKVGYTRGLHVWQITWAMRQRGTHAVVGVATADAPLHSVGYTTLVGNNHESWGWDLGRNRLYHDGKNQPSKTYPAFLEPDETFIVPDSFLVVLDMDDGTLSFIVDGQYMGVAFRGLKGKKLYPVVSAVWGHCEIRMRYLNGLDPEPLPLMDLCRRAVRLALGKERLNEIPTLPLPASLKSYLLYQ